A window of the Dictyostelium discoideum AX4 chromosome 4 chromosome, whole genome shotgun sequence genome harbors these coding sequences:
- the abcB6 gene encoding ABC transporter B family protein: MGRFGAVSYRQVKQSEADTIEIDSLKNGDIEKYNEENDKISRIPLAQLSINKINGIKSSVIEELSLKRPSYFMATKMIKSLLPYYWKKNPFKFRIILCVSIIFFSKLINLSVPLIFKNIINTLPEKVEWHLLILYGVLFLIQKSIWDIRDLLFQDVNDSATKQINLETFDHLHRLSLSYHLNKRTGSLIKIVERGTSSVVQLLSLLLFNIFPTLVELFTVSTFLLFSYGAEFAFINLTSCVVYIAFTLYVTERRTKHRRLANKKENEASDIKVDSLMNFETIKYFTAESYERKRYDFALMDFFQTNKKSKVSYFLLNFGQSSIIVIGTTLGLGLATWRASQNGFTLGDVIAINTFIAQMFSPLSWLGSSYRMILTAFTDMENLFELLDTQPEVSDSPNAKELNFNDTNNPSKTILPSIEFRNISFTYPNKNKEQQQSSPKILDNISFTVPAGKSIALVGSTGGGKSTIFRLLCRFYDVDQGEILINGENIKDVTQTSLRSIIGVVPQETVLFNDTVAYNIGFGNREANDDQLIDASRRAQILSFIESSPDGFRTVVGERGLRLSGGEKQRVSIARALLKDPPILILDEASSSLDTFTERKIQQAINEVSKGRTTLVIAHRLSTIIHCDEILVLKGGHIVERGSHSYLLDFNGDYAHLWNQQQLSASDLQYTPNQDTFE; encoded by the exons atggGAAGATTTGGAGCAGTGAGTTATAGACAAGTTAAACAATCTGAAGCAGATACTATTGAGAtagattcattaaaaaatggaGACATTGAAAAATACAATGAAGAGAATGATAAAATATCAAGGATACCATTAGCACAACTATcgataaataaaatcaatggtATAAAAAGTTCAGTCATTGAGGAGTTATCTTTGAAAAGGCCATCCTATTTTATGGCAacgaaaatgataaaatcatTACTTCCCTATTACTGGAAAAAGAATCCTTTTAAATTTCGAATCATTTTATGTGTatctattattttcttttcaaaattgataaatttaagtgtacctttaatatttaaaaatataattaatacaCTACCAGAAAAAGTAGAATGgcatttattgattttatatggtgtcctttttttaattcaaaaaagtATTTGGGATATTCGTGATCTTTTGTTTCAAGATGTAAATGATAGTGcaacaaaacaaataaatttagaaaCTTTTGATCATTTACATag attgtCATTATCATACCATTTAAATAAGAGAACTGGaagtttaattaaaattgtagAAAGAGGAACTAGTAGTGTAgttcaattattatcattattattgtttaatatATTTCCAACATTAGTTGAATTATTCACAGTTTCTACATTCTTATTGTTTTCTTATGGTGCAGAATTtgcatttataaatttaacttCTTGTGTAGTATATATTGCATTCACTTTATATGTAACAGag aGAAGAACAAAACATCGTAGGTTAgctaataaaaaagaaaatgaggCATCAGATATTAAAGTTGACTCTTTAATGAATTTTGAaacaatcaaatattttactGCAGAATCTTATGAAAGAAAAA GATATGATTTTGCATTAATGGACTTTTTTCAAACTAATAAGAAATCAAAAGTctcatattttttattaaattttggaCAATCGTCAATAATTGTTATTGGAACAACATTAGGACTGGGACTGGCAACTTGGAGAGCATCACAAAATGGTTTTACCTTGGGTGATGTTATTGCAATAAATACATTTATCGCTCAAATGTTTTCTCCTTTAAGTTGGTTAGGATCATCTTACCGAATGATACTTACTGCTTTCACTGACATGGagaatttatttgaattattagatACTCAACCAGAGGTTTCTGATTCACCAAATGCTAAAGAATTAAACTTTAATGATACAAATAACCcttcaaaaacaattttaccTTCAATTGAGTTTAGAAATATTAGTTTTACTtatccaaataaaaataaagaacaacaacaatcatcacCAAAGATTTTAGATAATATAAGTTTTACCGTACCAGCTGGTAAGTCAATTGCATTAGTTGGCAGTACTGGTGGTGGGAAATCAACTATTTTTAGATTGTTATGCAGGTTCTATGATGTTGACCAAGGcgaaatattaataaatggtgaaaatataaaagatgTAACACAAACGAGTTTAAGATCAATAATTGGAGTTGTTCCACAAGAAACAGTTCTCTTTAATGATACTGTGGCCTATAATATTGGCTTTGGTAACAGAGAGGCAAACGATGATCAATTGATTGATGCTTCTCGTCGTGCTCAAATATTGTCCTTTATTGAATCATCTCCTGATGGCTTCAGAACTGTGGTAGGCGAAAGAGGTTTAAGATTGAGTGGTGGTGAAAAACAAAGGGTTTCAATTGCTAGAGCTTTATTAAAAGATccaccaattttaattttagatgaag CATCTAGTTCTTTAGACACCTTTACAGAGAGAAAAATCCAACAAGCAATCAATGAAGTATCAAAAGGTAGAACAACATTGGTCATAGCTCATAGGCTCTCCACAATAATTCATTGTGATGaaattttggttttgaagGGTGGTCATATAGTAGAGCGAGGGAGTCACTCTTATCTATTGGATTTTAATGGTGACTATGCCCATCTGTGGAATCAACAACAGCTATCAGCCAGTGATCTCCAATACACACCAAATCAAGATACCTTTGAGTAA